One Anopheles marshallii chromosome 3, idAnoMarsDA_429_01, whole genome shotgun sequence genomic region harbors:
- the LOC128713563 gene encoding CREB-regulated transcription coactivator 3-like, with translation MANPRKFSEKIALHNQKQAEETAEFERIMREVLDVTSKASKSVNLSPTTGTLGTFRGGSLPNVNNENKQYQEKTDDGSNLTELKPYSQPETIKVKKEITPKTSTPSHTRESRGKEGRTPGGPMRNRQASRNHDTSPYGNSTVHLIPPMENNWHRSISDSAIHQSLCQNQQQDGTLLTTHTPLTLSPTVQRKISNAQHISKVHNNHMTNNHHNHHHHHHHPSNHHDNGSTQDIRSRSSTALPRLPGINIYPSQNHPDSIQIPIPSNTGSLPDLTSVGYPSMYPATLDQEYDPNGQNHSYCPSPLGTSPSSLSPTSAIQNHHHHPHPRANSFSGGVSGSSAGGGNGSGGGGGSGGGGGSGGNGVGGYPIPTSHSNSGSVSPTGSGISCSPSASVAPIAINNVNLVNAVNHNNGANLNNGIKGKKTKPQTISSQPFLSVPDSNRYSFMSKVNNTYDTNQQQQSVQQQHQHQQSQAQSPQQQQQQAQQQQRIPTLDQINYDSFTQITDGLASPNQNSPESILYGSHGNMSPQIMSDYRTRPSPGSSPGLALVNNPDSNSSAPCSPVSHTVGCNNGPNYDKYPPNDVYVQNTLPQYLEHITLDWTTLVQSLVESGCTLTAQVQGDTDFTTNQMVFSGFDEPYLMNNGLGIRTHTGHGNGHSQIQQTTTQQTNQLNSINCQNLQNMQNTNMNNMFNGTTEPLLSLPNTQSLIEPQTPTIPEIVFTDYSTRDDFEADLGLGHMDFQSIQMLSDTSTMIDPMDEDSFRRDLQ, from the exons atggcaaacccAAGAAAATTTAGCGAGAAGATTGCGCTGCACAATCAAAAACAGGCGGAAGAGACGGCCGAGTTCGAAAGAATCATGCGGGAGGTGTTGGACGTCACGTCAAAG GCGTCCAAGAGTGTTAACCTGTCACCGACGACGGGCACCCTGGGCACGTTTCGAGGCGGTTCCCTGCCCAACGtcaataatgaaaacaaacagtaccaggaaaag ACGGACGATGGTTCTAACTTAACCGAACTGAAACCGTACTCGCAGCCGGAAACGATCAAggtgaaaaaggaaataacGCCTAAAACCAGCACACCAAGCCACACGAGAGAGTCTAGAGGTAAAgaag GTCGAACGCCCGGCGGTCCGATGCGCAATCGGCAGGCGAGTCGCAACCATGACACGTCACCGTACGGTAACAGTACGGTTCACTTAATTCCTCCGATGGAAAACAACTGGCACCGTTCGATCTCGGATTCGGCAATTCATCAGAGTCTCTGTCAAAATCAG caaCAGGACGGCACCCTTCTTACCACTCACACACCCCTAACGCTAAGTCCAACAGTGCAAAGAAAGATTTCAAATGCTCAACACATTTCGAAAGTACACAACAACCACATGACCAacaatcatcataatcatcatcatcaccaccaccatcctaGTAATCATCACGACAATGGATCAACGCAAGATATACGGTCACGCTCCTCTACGGCCCTGCCGAGGTTACCCGGAATCAA TATCTATCCATCGCAAAACCATCCCGACAGTATACAGATTCCGATACCGAGCAACACTGGTTCGTTACCGGATTTAACTTCCGTCGGTTATCCCTCCATGTATCCGGCAACGTTGGATCAAGAGTACGATCCCAACGGACAGAATCACAGCTACTGTCCG AGTCCTCTTGGTACCTCACCTTCGTCGCTTTCACCAACCTCTGCTATTcagaaccaccaccaccatccacaTCCGAGGGCCAACAGCTTCAGTGGCGGTGTCAGCGGAAGCAGTGCAGGTGGAGGGAACGGctccggcggtggtggtggtagcggtggaggaggaggaagtgGTGGCAACGGTGTTGGCGGGTACCCCATTCCTACTAGCCATTCGAACAGTGGTTCCGTCAGCCCAACGGGTAGCGGTATCAGCTGTAGTCCTAGTGCGTCTGTAGCCCCAATCGCAATCAATAATGTGAATTTGGTGAACGCTGTTAATCACAACAATGGCGCAAATCTTAATAATGGTATCAAGGGGAAGAAAACCAAACCGCAAACCATCTCTAGTCAG CCTTTTTTATCTGTACCAGATAGTAATAGATATTCGTTTATGTCGAAg GTCAACAATACTTATGACActaaccaacagcaacagtcagtgcaacagcagcatcaacaccagcaATCGCAGGCACAGTctccacagcagcagcaacaacaagcgcaacagcagcaacgaatACCAACCCTAGATCAAATCAACTACGATAGCTTCACGCAGATCACAGACGGTCTGGCATCACCTAACCAGAACTCTCCCGAAAGCATACTGTACGGATCTCATGGAAATATGTCCCCG CAAATTATGTCTGACTACCGAACCCGACCTAGTCCCGGTTCAAGTCCTGGGCTTGCGTTAGTGAATAATCCCGACTCCAATTCCAGTGCACCTTGTAGTCCAGTGTCCCATACCGTGGGATGCAACAATGG ACCAAACTACGACAAATATCCGCCTAATGATGTTTACGTGCAAAACACCCTACCACAGTATTTGGAACACATAACATTG GACTGGACTACGCTGGTTCAGAGTTTAGTAGAGTCCGGATGTACATTAACCGCGCAAGTGCAG GGTGACACCGATTTTACTACAAATCAAATGGTCTTTAGTGGG TTTGATGAACCCTACTTGATGAACAATGGCCTTGGTATACGAACTCATACCGGCCATGGTAATGGGCATTCTCAAATACAGCAGACTACGACCCAGCAGACAAACCAGCTTAATTCGATCAACTGTCAGAATTTGCAGAATATGCAGAATACCAACATGAACAACATGTTCAATGGAACGACAGAACCTCTACTAAGCCTGCCCAACACACAATCGCTTATCGAGCCGCAAACACCAACGATACCGGAGATCGTGTTTACAG ATTATTCGACCAGAG ACGATTTTGAAGCTGATCTTGGGCTTGGTCATATGGATTTTCAAAGCATTCAAATGCTTTCAGACACCAGCACGATGATAGACCCAATGGATGAGGACAGTTTTCGACGAGACTTACAGTAG